The genomic region AGACGTTTGGCGACCCTGGCCACCACCGTTTCGATTTTGTCGCGAAACCCTTCCAGCACGTCTTTTTGCTTTTCTTGGACCTCTCGATTCAACTCCGCCGCCTTTTGCTGATACTCCTGCATGCGCCGACGAAATTGCTCTTCTCGATCACGCTTGGCCGCAGGGCTGAGGATCGAAGACTGTTTGGCAAAGTCCTCTTCCATTCGCCGCAACTCTCGTTCTTCCAGTTCCATCAGGGCCTGTCGATTTTTTGAATAGGCGGTCAGATTCTCTTTCGCCCGCTTGCCGGCGTTCGTATCATTGAGCAACCGCTGCGAATTGATCACCCCCACCTTTCCGTCAACCCTGGTGACCGTTCCCGCACACCCACCCAACGAGATTGTCATGGCCACCACACTGAAGAAGCACATCCATCCTGTTAGCCATCGCCGTGTATTCGCCATCAGACCCATCACGTTCATGCTCCGCTTAGAACAACGTCCCGATCGTAAATTCGAACACACCTTGACGCTCGCCGGTGCGTGCATCAAGATTGATCCCATAGGCCACGCGCAAGGGACCGAACGGAGAGATCCACCGTCCCTCCAAACCAGCAGCAGGCCGGAGATCGATCGACAATGGTTCACCGTCATCAAAGCCCTTCCCATAATCAAAAAAGAGGACTCCGTTGAGTTTCGCCTCGGCAGAGATCGTAAAGATCAATTCCGTGTTGAAGATCAACTGCTTCGCCGCACCGAATGGCGCGCGCGTCGTGGGAACCACAGGGCCCGCGCGACCGAACGCAAACCCTCGCATGGTATTGATCCCACCCACGAAGAATCGTTCGTTCAGCGGCACCTGTGTGCCGCCCAGCGCATGGACCTCTCCATACCGAGCCCGCAATGAAATTCGCATGTCGAGTGGAAGAGGTGTGACCTTAATGATGTCCACATAGTACTTGATAAAGTTGTTCGTCCCACCCAAATACGGGGTTCCGACATCGAACCCGCCGCCAAACCGCCAGCCGCTTCTGGGATCGATGTAATAGTCTCGAGTATCTCTGAACAACGTGGTCCGAAATCCTGTGGAAGACTGAGTTCCCAATTGCCGACAGACGATCGGGACCAGATCGGGGCAGATCCCGAGCTGAGGGTCTCTGAATGTGATTTGTTCAGCAAACATACCGACACTGCCCGTGACATACTCCGATAACCATCGACCGAGTGTGATACTGCCTCCCGTTCGTTCCTCGCGATAGGACAGGAAATTAGTCAGACTTCGATAGCCGTCCACTTGCAGCGAGGTCAACGAGTCGTTCAGGTACGGGT from Nitrospira sp. harbors:
- a CDS encoding OmpH family outer membrane protein, which codes for MTISLGGCAGTVTRVDGKVGVINSQRLLNDTNAGKRAKENLTAYSKNRQALMELEERELRRMEEDFAKQSSILSPAAKRDREEQFRRRMQEYQQKAAELNREVQEKQKDVLEGFRDKIETVVARVAKRLGLQVVIDKSKGGPTVYHEEGLDISNEVIEEFNREYP